The following nucleotide sequence is from Pedobacter sp. PACM 27299.
GTATACGCCTACGCTGAAAACAGCCAATGAAATACCTGTTTCCAAGCAGCAGTTGAATCTTAACCTGAAGCCTTTTGAGGAAAGAGTACTGACTGCATTGAAAAATGAAGAATCTAATAATAAGGACTTCAAAACAAAGAAATAATCGCGATTAATGCCCTAAATTTTAAGGATAGTAGTAGTTTAATAGTAGCAAGGTCTCACAGTAATGTGGGGCCTTTGCTTTTTCCGGGTAAATGATCCAACTTCTCTTTAAGTACCTTATATTCCTTTTCCAGTACCTTGAAAGCCTTATTACCTGGTGGAGTACGATCATTTTCTTTTAGTTGGGTTAGATAACTGCCAGATACCTGATCAAACCGCTCTTTTACTTGCTGATACTTTTTTTGCTCCTGTTTTTCTGCCTCTGTATGACCTTCACCGTTCAAATTACCCAGATAAACACTATTCGACACCCTTTCCCCATCGGCAGAGATAAAGGAAATATAGGGTTCAATCTGTTGATTCAGTGCTTCCTCCCCCATCGGAATAAAACATTTCCCTTCAGATCTTCTGGCTATATTTAGGTATTCCCCGTCGTTTCCGGTTTCCGGGCAGCAAATCATCACCATGACACTGTCGTTGTGCTGTAACACCTCATCATATGCCGCATCCCAGCTGATTTCCAGTCCAGCTGCAACCTTTTTTATGGCCATTTTTTTGGTCTCCGGCATCTCACCCTGACTCAGTTTCACCTTACTATAATCTACACTTAGATTAGGGTATTCCCCTTTTAAAGCGTGTTTTTTATGATAGGAAGTGGCCAGGTTATGCGCATTGCACACCGTCCCTTTTGCCTGTAAGCCATAGCCAAGTTTAATAAAGCTGCCCATTCTGTTGAGCAATTTCATCGTAACGGCCATCGCCTGGTAATTGGCCAGTTGAAGCTTGCTGGATTTTCCTTTTTTACCAATTAACCGGACTACCGGCTGCCCATTGAGCATATAAAAAACAAGATTTCCTATTTTTCCAGTAAAGTGACCATGCGGTCCGTTTGCAGCTATTGCCATGTATGAGTGATTAAGAGCCGTTAATTAATTGATATTAAAAAGAATAACATCCGATTCAATAAGATAAACCTACGGATTATATCTGAGGTATTGTTCGCATTGAGTTTTTAATTATCAGTGTATTATCACAAGGCTTAAAGGTATTCCATAGGACTTTGATAGGGCTACAGACTTATATAGGCCCTATCAACCTCCATACAATACTGGATTAGTACACTGATAATTAAATAGTCATTCCGAGGCCTACCAGTCAGGTGATCCTGTAATATTTTAACTCATCTCCTTTTCTATTGAAAATACCCTGTATCACTGCATTAAAAGCAGGCAATAATTATTAGCGCAAATTAATTTCGATAATGATTTTTCCCTATATTAGCTCAAGAGAAATTACACTCACCATATTATTCCAATCCCTCTTGAAATTAACCCTGCTCAAAAACAAAATCACAGCGATCCTCCTTTTACTGTTCTTTTTATCAACTTCCCTAAAAGCCCAGCAGCTCTACCTCCCAGACAAAATCATTAAAGATACGCTTGCGCTGGAAAAATACATGCCTATCCTGGCGACCTCAGTTCTTAGTCGGCTCAGCACAACAGCGGCTGCAGAAAGAGATATGGAATACTTCGGCTGTCTGTTCTCTTTACAACTTTTGGCTGGTCAGCACCAGCAGAGCCTACAAAGCATAGATACCCTCATCAGCAAAATCGGGCTATCACCGGATTTCATTTCTGATCGTGCAGAAGCTTTGTTTTGTCTTTACAGTACCTACAATCACATCCAATTGATGAGGCAAAGCGGCGACCCATCCTCCACTGTGAAAATTTTCAAATTGGTATTTCCTGAGGTATTGGCAGGATATAAAGGAAAAGCGCTGGAATATGCGACGCAAACTTTTTTAAACGAGCATGAAGATTTAACCAGGGAATGGCAGCATGCTTTAACTAAAATACAGGCCAAGGCTGGCGACAGTGTAAGCCTGGACGAGGCCATCATATTTTCTCAAGCTTTTGCAAAATATCGGGTATATCGGCCTTTCTTATCTCCTGGAAAAATTTTAATCCGCCAATCCAATCCCGAGAATTACCTCATTCAGGACAGTACCATGATCACCATGCGTGATGGTGTACAGCTTGCTGCCGTCATTGTACGCAATAAATCCTTCGGGGAACTGCAGCCCGTAGTGATGATGAGCAGTATTTATGCAGATGCCAATGAGCTGGCTAAGGCGAAGGAAATTTCAAACCAGGGTTATATCGGCATCATCTTAAACACGCGTGGAAAATACGCTTCTACCGCTGCTATCGAACCCTGGGAGCATGATGCAGAGGATACTTATGATGCGATAGACTGGATCAGCAAGCAAAGATGGTGTAATGGAAAAATTGGCATGTATGGAGGAAGTTACCTTGGATTTAGTCAGTGGGCAGCCACTAAAAAGCTACACCCTGCATTAAAAACCATTGTTCCACAAGTTGCAGCAGCACCAGGTATAGACTTCCCCTATACAAATGGAATAGCCACCACTTATTCCTTACGCTGGTCCCGTTACGTTACGAATCACAAATTGACTGATCATGCCGATTTTGGAGATTCTGATCATTGGTATGAATTTAGTAAGCAATGGTTCATCAGCGGAAAGGCATTTAACAGTCTGGATAGTATGAAAGGTAAGCCTAATGCCTCATTTCAGAAATGGCTTAACCATCCATCGTATGATAAATACTGGCAGAAAATGACCCCTTACCAACAGGAGTTTAGTAAAATAAACATCCCGGTCCTTAGCATAACCGGGTATTTCGACGGAGAACAGGATGGCTCTCTGCACTATTTTGACCAGCACTACAAGTGGAATCGTTCCGCCAATCATTATTTATTAATCGGTCCTTACGATCATTTTGGTGCGCAGTATATGCCCTCTGCTGTTGTTAACGGCTATGAAATTGACCCAACTGCTATGATAAACATCAATGACCTTGTTTTTCAATGGTTCAACTATACCCTAAAAGGAGGAATAAAACCGGAGCTCTTAAAGGATAAAATTAATTATCAGGTGATGGGTACAGATACCTGGGCCCATGTGGCCTCCTTTCCAGAAATGAACAACGATGTATTGAATTTTTACTTTTCTGAGGAAAAAGATGGCCAGGCGTATAAACTGAAAACTAAGGCATCCAGCCAGCATATCCAGCAGCAATTCGATTATTCAAAACGTATACCAGGCAAGAGATCATCACCATCGAGTTTATGGTGCGATTCCCTCAGCGTCCATAATGTCGTATTCAGTTCTGAAATACTAACCGCAGACTTTTCCATCAACGGAACTTTTAAGGCTACTTTATTCGCTGCCAGCAATAAGAAAGATATGGATTTAGAGATCAGCTTGTATGAACAGCAGTCTGATGGAAGATATTTTGAACTGTCCAATTCTATCCATAGGGCTAGTTATGCAAAGAATAGCAGTAAAAGAACGTTACTAAGGCCTGGAAAGATGGAATCTATTCCTATTAAAGGGAAGTTTATCAGTAAGAAGATTGCTAAGGGGAGCAAAATAATTCTGGCAATAAGCCCTTTAAACAATGTCTATGCAGAGGTAAATCACGGCACAGGAAAACCTGCATCCAGTGAAAGTATAAAAGATGCCGGCATGCCTTTAACCATACAATGGTCTGGCAAAAGCAACCTGCAAATACCGATCAAAAGATAGGTATTTGCAGGTTTAACGATGCTGGACTATTCCTGTTTGATTAGCCCAGTTTCCTATCTGAAATATAGGGCACAATCGGATAGATATAATCGTCCATCCTGACCCCCAGTTTTTCCGGTGATGAACCTACAAAAACCGTTTTCTTTCCTTTAATCGTAATTTTCCCTTTTCCTTCAATTTCTATCAGCGCCCATATTGGGCCCTGATAAGGAACGGTATATTTAATATTCGGATGTGATTTATCTACAGCTTCGGAATAGCGGCTTTCTTTATAATCATCGCCTAGCCATTGGTAGGAAGCGCTATTGATTTGCACATAATGAATCTTGTTGATGTAATTGTAATAATCACGGTGATGATGGCCACTGATCACCAGCACTACCTTCTGCTGACCAGATTGTTCATTTTCCTGCTCCAGCGTATACCTCAACATTGTTCCATTTTCCAGACCACCGGAATCATCATCCAAGCCCTGGTGGCAAAAAACCACCGTTGGTAAAGCCGTCTCCTTCAAATCTTTTTTCAGCCAGTCCAACTGTACCGGAGAAATGTAAAATGCATAACCCTTCGGCCGGTATTCACTTGGGTTCTGTTCATTACCATCCAGAACTACAAAATGAAAAGCATCACATCAAATGGATGTATTTTCCTTTCGCATTCCAAAATTCGACCACCTGCTCCCGCGTATAGCCACCATCTGTATCATGGTTACCAATTACATGGTATTTTGGCCCTTTGAATTTGTTCCAGACCTCCATCAATGGAAGGTTTTCTTTTTTTGGAAAGCACAAATCACCACCCTGTATGATAAAATCCGGCGATTCAATATTCATCTCCTTAATAAAGGCCGACAAGCGATCCATGCCGTCATGCATGATATCATGGTGTAAATCTGTGATCATCCCAAATCTGACTTTATTTTTTGCTGGATTCAGTTCAGGCAACTTTGCAAAAAGCAGCGTACCTCCTGCAAGTCCGGAATTTTTGAGAAATTCTTTCCTATTCATTAGCGTTTATATATTTGGTTGGGTTCAACCAAATATGTAAATACTAAACAAAAGTTTACCTAATGAATTTAGCATTACAAGCAAAAAAACCAAGTTTTCTGTTTCAGCTATTTAAGTTCAAGAATAATCTTACCAAGATGCGCACTGCTTTCCATCAGCTCATGTGCTTTGCTGGCTTCAGCCAATGGAAAAACTTTAAAAATCGTGGGATTATATTTTCCTTTGGCAAACATTGGCCATACGTTTTCTAGAATATCCTGAGTCAGGGCGGTTTTAAATGCTGCTTCTCGATTGCGCAAAGTACTTCCGGTGATGCTCAGTCTTTTGCGCATCATCTGCATAATGTTTAGAGAAACTGTGTTCCCTTCCATGGCATTGATGTATACCAATCTGCCATCCGGCTTTAGAATTTCGATGTTCTTTGGAAAATAAGCCCCACCAATCATGTCCAGCACCACATCAACCGGCTGATCTTTCAATTCAGCTTCAAAATCATGCGTTTTATAATTGATAAAGCGATCTGCTCCTAATTCCAGACAATACTGTCCTTTTTCTTCGGAGCCGACAGTAACCACGACTGCTGCACCTGTATATTTTGCCAATTGAATGGCGGTTGTTCCGATCCCGCTGCTGCCACCATGAATCAATAAACGCTCTCCTGATGCTAAGTGACCGCGCTGAAACACGTTGCTCCAGACTGTGAAAACAGTTTCGGGCAAGCCAGCTGCTTCAATGAAAGTTAGTCCTTCCGGGATGGGCAAACAGTGTCCGGCGTTAACTTTTACATATTCTGCATAGCCGCCACCGGCCACTAATGCACATACCTTGTCATTTACCTTCCAATGTTTCACATTTGCGCCCAGTGCTTCAATCTCTCCTGCCACCTCTAACCCTGGAATATCCTGTGGCGCATCAGCAGGTGGCGGATAACTGCCTTTTCGCTGAAATACGTCGGGACGATTCAGTCCGGCCGCCTTTACCCTGATCAACACTTCATTTTCATTGATCATTGGTTTTTCCCGT
It contains:
- a CDS encoding DUF6266 family protein, whose amino-acid sequence is MAIAANGPHGHFTGKIGNLVFYMLNGQPVVRLIGKKGKSSKLQLANYQAMAVTMKLLNRMGSFIKLGYGLQAKGTVCNAHNLATSYHKKHALKGEYPNLSVDYSKVKLSQGEMPETKKMAIKKVAAGLEISWDAAYDEVLQHNDSVMVMICCPETGNDGEYLNIARRSEGKCFIPMGEEALNQQIEPYISFISADGERVSNSVYLGNLNGEGHTEAEKQEQKKYQQVKERFDQVSGSYLTQLKENDRTPPGNKAFKVLEKEYKVLKEKLDHLPGKSKGPTLL
- a CDS encoding CocE/NonD family hydrolase; this translates as MKLTLLKNKITAILLLLFFLSTSLKAQQLYLPDKIIKDTLALEKYMPILATSVLSRLSTTAAAERDMEYFGCLFSLQLLAGQHQQSLQSIDTLISKIGLSPDFISDRAEALFCLYSTYNHIQLMRQSGDPSSTVKIFKLVFPEVLAGYKGKALEYATQTFLNEHEDLTREWQHALTKIQAKAGDSVSLDEAIIFSQAFAKYRVYRPFLSPGKILIRQSNPENYLIQDSTMITMRDGVQLAAVIVRNKSFGELQPVVMMSSIYADANELAKAKEISNQGYIGIILNTRGKYASTAAIEPWEHDAEDTYDAIDWISKQRWCNGKIGMYGGSYLGFSQWAATKKLHPALKTIVPQVAAAPGIDFPYTNGIATTYSLRWSRYVTNHKLTDHADFGDSDHWYEFSKQWFISGKAFNSLDSMKGKPNASFQKWLNHPSYDKYWQKMTPYQQEFSKINIPVLSITGYFDGEQDGSLHYFDQHYKWNRSANHYLLIGPYDHFGAQYMPSAVVNGYEIDPTAMININDLVFQWFNYTLKGGIKPELLKDKINYQVMGTDTWAHVASFPEMNNDVLNFYFSEEKDGQAYKLKTKASSQHIQQQFDYSKRIPGKRSSPSSLWCDSLSVHNVVFSSEILTADFSINGTFKATLFAASNKKDMDLEISLYEQQSDGRYFELSNSIHRASYAKNSSKRTLLRPGKMESIPIKGKFISKKIAKGSKIILAISPLNNVYAEVNHGTGKPASSESIKDAGMPLTIQWSGKSNLQIPIKR
- a CDS encoding metallophosphoesterase family protein, which encodes MDWLKKDLKETALPTVVFCHQGLDDDSGGLENGTMLRYTLEQENEQSGQQKVVLVISGHHHRDYYNYINKIHYVQINSASYQWLGDDYKESRYSEAVDKSHPNIKYTVPYQGPIWALIEIEGKGKITIKGKKTVFVGSSPEKLGVRMDDYIYPIVPYISDRKLG
- a CDS encoding metallophosphoesterase family protein, with the protein product MNRKEFLKNSGLAGGTLLFAKLPELNPAKNKVRFGMITDLHHDIMHDGMDRLSAFIKEMNIESPDFIIQGGDLCFPKKENLPLMEVWNKFKGPKYHVIGNHDTDGGYTREQVVEFWNAKGKYIHLM
- a CDS encoding NAD(P)H-quinone oxidoreductase, yielding MKAIVITSFGTPDVLKLEEREKPMINENEVLIRVKAAGLNRPDVFQRKGSYPPPADAPQDIPGLEVAGEIEALGANVKHWKVNDKVCALVAGGGYAEYVKVNAGHCLPIPEGLTFIEAAGLPETVFTVWSNVFQRGHLASGERLLIHGGSSGIGTTAIQLAKYTGAAVVVTVGSEEKGQYCLELGADRFINYKTHDFEAELKDQPVDVVLDMIGGAYFPKNIEILKPDGRLVYINAMEGNTVSLNIMQMMRKRLSITGSTLRNREAAFKTALTQDILENVWPMFAKGKYNPTIFKVFPLAEASKAHELMESSAHLGKIILELK